In Labrus mixtus chromosome 11, fLabMix1.1, whole genome shotgun sequence, a single window of DNA contains:
- the rab42b gene encoding ras-related protein Rab-42b, translated as MDLTLWQYQFRIIMLGDSTVGKSSLLKRFTENLFLESINQTVGVDFYVHFLEVEPGVRVKLQFWDTAGQERFRSVTRSYYRNSVGGLLVFDMTNRASFDHVKEWHAEVCERVQPYRVLFILVGQKSDIDAEGGRVVSREEAEKLAKQLGVPYAEVSAKTGQNVKEAFELLTRRVYQGLMSGEVEMLEGWDGVKCATPQSLQAQRAHLAQADTPPRNTKKCC; from the exons ATGGACCTGACTTTGTGGCAGTACCAGTTCAGGATCATCATGCTGGGGGACTCCACGGTGGGGAAATCGTCTCTGCTGAAGCGTTTCACTGAAAACTTGTTCCTTGAGTCCATCAACCAGACAGTGGGTGTGGACTTCTACGTTCACTTCCTGGAGGTAGAGCCGGGCGTGCGTGTGAAGCTGCAGTTCTGGGACACAGCTGGACAGGAGAGGTTCAG GTCTGTGACCCGTTCTTATTACCGCAACTCGGTCGGAGGCCTGCTGGTGTTCGACATGACCAACAGAGCCTCCTTCGACCACGTGAAGGAGTGGCATGCTGAGGTGTGTGAGCGAGTGCAGCCTTACAGGGTTCTCTTCATCCTGGTGGGCCAAAAGAGTGACATAGATGCTGAGGGGGGGAGGGTGGTGAGTCGGGAAGAGGCCGAGAAACTGGCCAAACAGCTCGGGGTGCCCTATGCTGAGGTCTCTGCAAAGACAGGCCAAAACGTGAAGGAGGCCTTCGAGCTGCTCACTCGGCGGGTCTACCAGGGTCTGATGAGCGGAGAGGTAGAAATGCTAGAGGGCTGGGATGGAGTCAAGTGTGCTACTCCACAGTCCCTGCAGGCACAGAGAGCCCACCTGGCACAGGCTGACACGCCACCCAGGAATACCAAGAAATGCTGTTAA
- the taf12 gene encoding transcription initiation factor TFIID subunit 12, whose product MANSTTTAVKVMNPAGPAGRSSPEGSQVLSKKKLQDLVREVDPNEQLDEDVEEMLLQIADDFIESVVTAACQLARHRKSNTLEVKDVQLHLERQWNMWIPGYGSDEIRPFKKACTTEAHKQRMALIRKTTKK is encoded by the exons ATGGCTAACAGTACCACAACAGCAGTGAAGGTGATGAACCCTGCTGGTCCTGCTGGTCGAAGTAGCCCAGAGGGATCTCAG GTGCTCAGCAAGAAGAAGCTGCAGGACCTGGTGAGAGAGGTTGACCCCAATGAGCAGCTGGATGAGGATGTTGAGGAG ATGCTGCTACAAATCGCAGATGACTTCATAGAGAGTGTAGTGACGGCAGCTTGTCAACTGGCACGCCATCGCAAGTCTAACACCTTGGAGGTGAAGGATGTTCAGTTACATCTtg AGCGCCAGTGGAACATGTGGATTCCTGGATACGGCTCCGATGAGATCCGGCCGTTCAAGAAGGCTTGCACCACAGAGGCTCAcaaacag AGAATGGCGCTGATCCGCAAGACAACCAAAAAGTAG
- the si:ch211-79k12.1 gene encoding uncharacterized protein si:ch211-79k12.1, with protein MNVCLVFAVVALIHGSYATLLIKGPTEPVLEGERITLECQYSDSELNISQVHFEVFSKYIQSWRPVSQRSWCFYSMQVEQTADSLVMSIPYAGRYYEGPYRCVSDADNVTVEDKSSLPLAFKVHYMGELSLSRQGYSNYLGMPEELKVRLGDEVVVQCSASSSEEPNYFWNKDGDDWILPSSKLTLKKVNAMDGGRYTCMAEHPSVESLSKKRTISITVLPEDAPWYASSNGRLVLMTSAAAVSLLVLILSMSVFLCRRAKQAKTSKGPIDDRSQKKPIYKTSVESLPSVSGDKQPLV; from the exons ATGAACGTCTGTCTTGTTTTCGCAGTGGTCGCCCTGATTCATGGCAGCTAtg CCACTTTGCTCATTAAAGGGCCGACCGAGCCGGtcctggagggagagaggatcACACTGGAGTGTCAGTACTCAGACTCTGAACTGAACATCAGCCAGGTCCACTTTGAGGTTTTCTCCAAG TATATTCAGAGCTGGCGTCCAGTTTCGCAGCGATCCTGGTGCTTCTATTCGATGCAAGTGGAGCAGACGGCAGACAGTCTCGTCATGTCCATCCCATACGCAGGAAGGTACTACGAGGGGCCCTACCGCTGTGTGTCTGACGCCGACAATGTGACTGTGGAAGACAAATCCTCCCTGCCGCTGGCCTTCAAAGTGCATT ataTGGGGGAGCTGTCACTGTCGAGGCAAGGCTACAGCAACTACCTCGGGATGCCAGAGGAGCTGAAGGTGCGACTCGGGGATGAAGTGGTGGTGCAGTGCTCCGCCAGCTCGTCTGAGGAGCCAAACTACTTCTGGAATAAAGAC GGCGACGACTGGATCCTTCCCTCCTCTAAGCTGACGTTGAAGAAGGTGAACGCGATGGATGGAGGTCGGTACACCTGCATGGCCGAGCATCCCTCTGTGGAGTCACTCAGCAAGAAACGTACCATCAGCATTACAGTGCTGCCTG AGGATGCCCCCTGGTATGCGTCCAGTAATGGCCGGCTCGTGTTGATGACCTCGGCGGCAGCTGTGTCTCTCCTGGTGCTCATCCTCTCCATGAGTGTGTTCCTGTGCCGCAGGGCCAAGCAGGCCAAGACCAGCAAGGGACCAAT TGATGACCGCTCTCAGAAGAAACCCATCTACAAAACCAGTGTGGAGTCCCTGCCCTCCGTCTCCGGAGACAAACAACCCCTGGTGTAA